The following coding sequences are from one Lolium rigidum isolate FL_2022 chromosome 6, APGP_CSIRO_Lrig_0.1, whole genome shotgun sequence window:
- the LOC124663532 gene encoding adenylate-forming reductase 06235-like: MDQQGQAVKHTPVKFLSCRGVAFEIKPSQVSPFSFDAAGAAEQPPAVPNGGRWIWFPPPINRGNSTTTFRSALSSATSNHFCDLDDSDDDESFVVDEIEDDEEMALATAACDLRNRSRRSLASSAKPVRAAAKGHSRLGVILLDQGLFTVYKRLFVLCVALNAAGLAAAGTGQFPYAKRHAAVFAIWNILALTLCRSETVLRAVFWLAVALLGRPWVPVAVKTGVTAILQSLGGVHSGCGVSSLAWLVYALVRALEDNQVTPREIMGVASAILALLALSCLAAFPLVRHLHHNVFERTHRFAGWTALALLWVFVVLSAGYDSTTRSYSRLTVATLAKRQELWLAAAITFFTFLPWLSVRRVPVTITAPSTHASIITFQGGVKAGLLGRISRSPLSEWHAFGIISDDRDTHSMLAGAVGDFTRGLVSDPPSHLWVRRVHFAGLPYLISMYQRVTMVATGSGICVFLSFVMQPSSAEVSVVWVAKGIDANYGDEMSAIVANSKMLAGRVIVHDTATMGRPNVAELAVGAARRWNAEAVIVTSNPEGSRDVVSGCKKAGIPAFGPIWDS; this comes from the coding sequence ATGGATCAGCAAGGTCAAGCAGTAAAGCATACCCCAGTCAAGTTCTTGAGCTGCCGCGGCGTCGCGTTCGAGATCAAGCCCTCTCAGGTCAGCCCCTTCTCTTTtgacgccgccggtgctgctgagCAGCCCCCGGCCGTCCCCAACGGCGGCCGATGGATCTGGTTCCCTCCGCCAATCAACCGCGGAAACTCCACCACGACCTTCCGTTCAGCACTCAGCAGTGCAACAAGCAACCACTTCTGCGACCTTGATGACAGTGACGACGATGAGTCCTTCGTGGTCGACGAgatcgaggacgacgaggagatgGCTCTTGCAACGGCGGCATGCGACTTGCGGAACCGGAGCAGGAGGTCTCTCGCATCGTCGGCAAAGCCTGTCAGGGCGGCGGCGAAAGGGCACTCGCGGCTCGGCGTCATACTGCTGGACCAGGGCCTGTTCACCGTGTACAAGCGCCTCTTCGTGCTCTGCGTCGCGCTGAACGCGGCGGGACTCGCTGCCGCGGGGACCGGCCAATTCCCGTACGCCAAGCGTCACGCCGCCGTCTTCGCCATCTGGAACATCCTCGCGCTCACGCTGTGCCGCTCCGAGACGGTGCTGCGCGCAGTCTTCTGGCTCGCGGTCGCCCTCCTCGGCCGGCCATGGGTGCCTGTCGCCGTCAAGACGGGCGTCACGGCCATACTCCAGTCCCTCGGTGGGGTCCACAGCGGCTGCGGCGTGTCGTCGCTGGCGTGGCTGGTGTACGCGCTCGTGCGGGCGCTCGAGGATAACCAGGTGACGCCCCGCGAGATCATGGGCGTGGCGTCCGCCATACTCGCGCTCCTCGCGCTCTCGTGCCTCGCCGCGTTCCCGCTCGTTCGCCACCTCCACCACAACGTGTTCGAGCGCACGCACCGTTTCGCCGGCTGGACCGCGCTCGCGCTGCTCTGGGTCTTCGTCGTGCTCTCCGCCGGCTACGACTCGACGACCAGATCTTACTCCCGGCTCACCGTCGCCACCCTCGCTAAGCGCCAGGAGCTATGGCTCGCGGCCGCCATCACCTTCTTCACCTTCCTCCCGTGGCTCTCCGTGCGCCGCGTGCCGGTCACGATCACCGccccgtccacccacgcgtccatcATAACTTTCCAGGGTGGCGTCAAGGCTGGCCTGCTCGGCCGCATCAGCCGCTCCCCGCTCTCCGAGTGGCACGCCTTCGGCATCATCTCCGACGACCGGGACACGCACTCCATGCTCGCCGGCGCGGTCGGGGACTTCACCCGAGGCCTCGTCTCCGACCCGCCCAGCCACCTCTGGGTGCGCAGAGTCCACTTCGCCGGCCTGCCCTACCTCATCAGCATGTACCAGAGAGTGACCATGGTCGCGACGGGCTCAGGCATATGCGTGTTTCTGTCGTTCGTGATGCAACCGAGCTCCGCAGAGGTATCTGTGGTGTGGGTGGCCAAAGGGATCGACGCCAACTACGGCGACGAGATGAGTGCGATAGTGGCCAACAGCAAGATGCTTGCAGGGCGTGTGATCGTGCACGACACGGCGACCATGGGGCGGCCGAACGTCGCGGAGCTGGCCGTCGGCGCAGCGCGACGGTGGAACGCGGAGGCTGTGATAGTGACCAGCAACCCGGAGGGGAGCAGGGACGTCGTCAGCGGGTGCAAGAAGGCCGGCATCCCAGCGTTTGGGCCTATCTGGGATTCGTGA